A genomic region of Chlorobaculum parvum NCIB 8327 contains the following coding sequences:
- a CDS encoding anaerobic carbon-monoxide dehydrogenase catalytic subunit yields the protein MSDEKKYQYNDELTSSRQAPVYRPGMSLNERIKLVHKLNYSKEEVIAHTANKAVAEMVGHMEKEGIGNTFDRFMQQHPQCGFGLTGACCAFCSYGPCRVNEKHPHSICGKDVDLIVAGNALRRLASGMSAHGAHAREVFIALKAAGDGSAPIPIKCPEKAWAVAKALGLDAEGKSVEQICVEIADRFIDDLQRALPKHHDTLFALAPKERSELWEQLGIIPISAYHECFESNNLTSHGTDSDFESHMQAFLRTVLAYAYTTVVSTSLATDIVYGLPRRSKLNVNLGSIRKDNCINIGINGHAPMVAFAICDIVGTPKIMEKVKAVGAEDIRLYGMCCTGGEFVERDLGIPLVAMASSAEMAVATGAFEAIVVDQQDVLPGMMPVARRFHTKVITTSPSGRKEGAIVLELDYYLKNLDRIYELAEEILDIAIENYVNRDSEKIHIPDIKAKVELGFSVEEIARLFEGSMPEKKIHGLARLLEEGKIRGIVNFGSCGNIRGAVFERNQVIIARQLIKNDVLVTAHGCSGMGLLFAGLAHPDASKLCGPGLREVVETLQIPPVLHVGACTDSTRASQVMAYTANAAGQPNPAMPFAMVAADPAAEKTMGARYAFILNGIETYSCVQDNTLASDRFIDYVSNRLRTMVGAAMNWNPDPYQTSEDILRMLNRKREALGWPVSDYVIGTKEEIEETIPDTVEIGKSCCMNG from the coding sequence ATGTCAGACGAGAAAAAATATCAGTACAACGACGAGCTGACCAGTTCGCGGCAGGCTCCGGTGTATCGTCCGGGGATGTCGCTGAATGAGCGTATAAAGCTCGTGCACAAGCTCAATTACAGCAAGGAAGAGGTGATCGCCCACACGGCCAACAAGGCGGTGGCGGAGATGGTCGGGCACATGGAGAAAGAGGGGATAGGCAACACCTTCGACCGCTTCATGCAGCAGCATCCGCAGTGCGGTTTCGGCCTCACCGGCGCGTGTTGCGCCTTCTGCTCGTACGGCCCGTGCCGGGTGAACGAAAAGCATCCCCACTCGATCTGTGGGAAGGATGTCGATCTGATCGTCGCGGGCAACGCGCTGCGGCGGCTCGCCTCGGGCATGTCGGCGCACGGCGCGCACGCCCGCGAGGTGTTCATCGCCCTAAAGGCGGCAGGCGATGGATCGGCGCCGATTCCGATCAAGTGCCCCGAAAAGGCGTGGGCGGTCGCCAAAGCGCTCGGTCTCGACGCCGAGGGCAAAAGCGTCGAGCAGATCTGCGTCGAGATCGCCGACCGCTTCATCGACGACTTGCAGCGCGCCTTGCCGAAGCATCACGACACGCTCTTTGCGCTCGCCCCGAAAGAGCGCTCGGAGCTTTGGGAGCAGCTCGGCATCATCCCGATCAGCGCCTATCACGAGTGTTTCGAGTCCAACAACCTCACCAGTCACGGCACAGACTCCGACTTCGAGAGCCACATGCAGGCGTTCCTGCGCACGGTGCTCGCCTACGCCTACACCACCGTGGTCTCGACGTCGCTCGCCACTGATATCGTGTACGGCCTGCCTCGGCGCTCGAAGCTCAACGTCAATCTCGGCAGCATCCGCAAGGACAACTGCATCAACATCGGCATCAACGGCCACGCGCCGATGGTGGCCTTCGCCATCTGCGACATCGTCGGCACGCCGAAGATCATGGAGAAGGTGAAGGCGGTCGGCGCGGAGGACATCCGCCTCTACGGCATGTGCTGCACCGGCGGGGAGTTCGTCGAGCGCGACCTCGGCATTCCGCTCGTCGCAATGGCCTCCTCCGCCGAAATGGCCGTCGCCACGGGCGCGTTCGAGGCGATCGTGGTCGATCAGCAGGATGTGCTGCCCGGCATGATGCCTGTCGCCCGTCGCTTCCACACCAAGGTGATCACCACCTCGCCATCGGGCCGCAAGGAGGGGGCGATTGTGCTCGAACTCGACTACTATCTCAAAAATCTCGACAGGATTTACGAGCTTGCCGAAGAGATTCTCGACATTGCCATCGAAAACTATGTCAACCGCGACAGCGAAAAAATCCATATTCCCGACATCAAGGCAAAGGTGGAGTTGGGCTTCAGCGTCGAGGAGATCGCCCGGCTGTTCGAGGGATCGATGCCCGAAAAGAAGATTCACGGCCTCGCCCGGTTGCTGGAGGAGGGCAAGATTCGCGGCATCGTGAACTTCGGTTCCTGCGGCAACATTCGCGGCGCGGTGTTCGAGCGCAACCAGGTCATCATCGCCCGCCAGCTTATCAAGAACGACGTGCTCGTGACCGCCCACGGCTGCTCCGGTATGGGGCTGCTGTTCGCCGGTCTGGCGCACCCGGACGCCTCGAAGCTGTGCGGCCCCGGACTTCGCGAGGTGGTCGAAACCTTGCAGATTCCGCCTGTGCTGCACGTCGGCGCGTGCACTGACAGCACGCGAGCCAGCCAGGTCATGGCCTACACGGCCAACGCGGCGGGCCAGCCAAATCCGGCGATGCCCTTTGCGATGGTGGCTGCCGACCCCGCCGCCGAAAAGACGATGGGCGCGCGCTACGCCTTCATCCTCAACGGCATCGAAACCTACTCCTGCGTGCAGGACAATACCCTCGCATCCGACCGCTTTATCGATTACGTGAGCAACCGGCTGCGCACGATGGTCGGCGCGGCGATGAACTGGAATCCCGATCCCTACCAGACCTCCGAAGACATTCTGCGGATGCTCAATCGCAAGCGCGAAGCCCTCGGCTGGCCGGTCAGCGACTACGTCATCGGTACGAAGGAAGAGATCGAGGAGACGATTCCTGACACGGTCGAGATCGGCAAATCGTGCTGCATGAATGGTTGA
- a CDS encoding c-type cytochrome, whose product MAHKKYRGAVTCLLLATGLLGACKGEPLGEKRGKVADNMPAAGVAELEHATGNDPTTNERAVNGLRLYLGYCFICHGQSGRGDGPYAWTLSVKPADLADRDSFAGKTDREIHDVISRGGVSHGKSIHMRPLGMQLSYAQIEDIVAYIRVLNRGVPVELEKKSGYTASDIYGMSCIMCHGKKGDGNGEIARKLGITIRPLGGSEVQAMSDEELRKIISEGIADPARSNAYYMPPWRESLTGEQIDELVRYVRSLKKP is encoded by the coding sequence ATGGCACACAAGAAATATAGAGGGGCTGTTACCTGCCTCCTTCTGGCTACGGGATTGCTCGGCGCATGCAAGGGCGAGCCGCTAGGCGAAAAGCGGGGAAAAGTAGCGGATAATATGCCGGCGGCCGGGGTGGCGGAGTTGGAGCACGCAACCGGCAATGACCCGACGACCAACGAACGTGCGGTCAACGGCCTTCGGCTCTACCTCGGCTACTGCTTCATCTGCCACGGTCAGAGCGGGCGCGGCGACGGCCCTTACGCCTGGACGCTTTCGGTGAAGCCAGCCGATCTGGCGGATCGCGACTCCTTTGCCGGGAAAACCGACAGGGAGATTCACGACGTCATCAGCCGGGGCGGCGTGTCGCACGGAAAGTCGATTCACATGCGTCCGCTCGGCATGCAGCTCAGTTACGCCCAGATCGAGGATATCGTGGCCTATATCCGGGTACTTAACCGAGGGGTGCCGGTCGAGCTGGAGAAAAAAAGCGGCTACACCGCTTCGGACATTTACGGTATGTCGTGCATCATGTGCCACGGCAAGAAAGGTGATGGCAACGGAGAGATCGCGCGAAAGCTCGGCATTACTATCAGGCCGCTCGGCGGCAGCGAGGTGCAGGCGATGAGCGACGAAGAACTCAGAAAAATTATTTCAGAAGGCATCGCCGATCCGGCGCGGTCCAACGCTTACTACATGCCGCCGTGGCGTGAGAGCCTCACCGGCGAGCAGATCGACGAGCTGGTGCGCTATGTCCGGTCGCTGAAAAAGCCCTGA
- a CDS encoding ABC transporter ATP-binding protein → MNETITTGKLLLELKDVCKTFVKDGAEFRVLEGVNLKIDEGEFVCILGPTGCGKSVTLQIVAGLLEQSSGRVILDGKEEHGPGPHKGMVFQEYALLPWRNVVENVEIGLELKGVSKKERRKIALEYLDIVGLKGSAENMVHEISGGMRQRAAIARALANHPKILLMDEPFEALDALTKEEMQIQILKAWEKTRTTIFFVTHDVDEAIFLSDKICVMDINPGRVKKIIENHLPRPRHEKVCRTDAEFSDLRDQIIQLYSSLKDDELDLVF, encoded by the coding sequence ATGAACGAGACGATCACAACCGGAAAACTTCTGCTTGAGCTGAAAGATGTCTGCAAGACCTTCGTGAAGGATGGCGCTGAATTCAGGGTGCTCGAGGGGGTGAATCTCAAGATCGACGAAGGGGAGTTCGTCTGCATCCTCGGCCCGACCGGATGCGGCAAATCGGTCACCCTGCAAATCGTTGCCGGTCTCCTGGAGCAGTCCTCGGGCCGCGTGATTCTCGACGGCAAGGAGGAGCATGGACCCGGTCCGCACAAGGGGATGGTGTTTCAGGAGTACGCGCTCCTGCCGTGGCGGAACGTGGTAGAAAATGTGGAGATCGGCCTTGAACTCAAGGGGGTCTCGAAAAAGGAGCGGCGAAAAATCGCGCTGGAGTACCTCGACATCGTCGGCTTGAAGGGATCTGCAGAGAACATGGTGCATGAAATTTCCGGCGGTATGCGCCAGCGGGCGGCGATTGCGCGCGCTTTGGCGAACCACCCGAAAATCCTGCTCATGGACGAACCGTTCGAGGCGCTCGACGCCCTCACCAAGGAGGAGATGCAGATCCAGATTCTGAAAGCGTGGGAAAAAACTAGGACGACCATCTTTTTCGTGACCCACGACGTCGATGAGGCGATCTTCCTTTCCGACAAAATCTGCGTGATGGACATCAATCCCGGCAGGGTGAAAAAGATCATCGAGAACCATTTGCCCCGGCCACGGCACGAAAAGGTGTGTCGCACGGATGCGGAGTTCAGTGATCTGCGCGACCAGATCATTCAGCTCTATTCGTCTCTGAAGGATGATGAACTTGATCTTGTCTTTTAG